One Paramisgurnus dabryanus chromosome 9, PD_genome_1.1, whole genome shotgun sequence DNA segment encodes these proteins:
- the znf296 gene encoding zinc finger protein 296 has product MSRRKLGSRPQHLSVMQDAPESTIVPSSSPSPEQPPLHEVGGRDLLTCGQCGQAFPLAHILTFIQHKQGGCGSARALPQDHTPQSPANRMLRCGPGTPVEAGYVELRRMTDRRCKEEPGARVEAKRAEEPSIFTCQACQCVFSNAWALLQHAQNTHSLNIYHVEDDAIAQPSKPAAAMMDPRHLGATLATAFQPSSLRPSRPHKPHSSSPALQGLNFSMCLQRLAEVSCGTGGVVPSPSPSPPAASPFPHSAQSPHTAFSCEVCGQGFQSLRSLSAHRRTHACDRPYHCGICQLTFAQSGELARHMRSHRRAGGQEMTDPTPDEDRKLSGPGDNDVSSGTGTESGKHQGGTTLTSSQSRVSDRNLLRYYQPQRDADEEVQGEPQQPSPYGSPSEGSLESGDTGGSGESGIASGNCTPKRPEREDRPQGEWEREEVEAVDMVQDWQRENERRQVTSGGGKKKKEEACEFCGKCFRNSSNLTVHRRSHTGERPYRCGLCSYACAQSSKLTRHMKTHGARGTRAPFQCQLCSVPFTVYATLEKHLKKVHGLTHASAGAYTQSPLADYGIKMEEDSISDKSGAPITTLTEPDADISEKFKEEDSEMGVSANLDEPPTSEETGSTAPLGKTTV; this is encoded by the exons ATGTCCAGGCGTAAACTCGGCAGCAGACCGCAACACCTGAGCGTAATGCAAG ACGCTCCAGAGTCCACGATTGTCCCCAGCTCATCCCCATCTCCGGAGCAACCGCCTCTGCACGAAGTTGGAGGGCGTGATCTGTTGACCTGCGGCCAGTGTGGTCAAGCATTCCCGCTTGCCCACATCCTCACCTTCATCCAGCACAAACAGGGCGGATGCGGCAGCGCCAGAGCTCTGccccaggaccacacccctcaGTCTCCAGCCAATCGGATGCTCCGGTGTGGCCCGGGAACGCCGGTGGAGGCAGGTTACGTGGAGCTCCGACGGATGACGGACAGGAGATGCAAGGAAGAGCCAGGTGCGAGGGTGGAGGCGAAAAGAGCCG AGGAACCATCTATTTTCACCTGCCAGGCATGTCAGTGTGTGTTCTCCAATGCATGGGCTCTCCTTCAGCATGCTCAAAACACACATTCTCTCAACATCTACCATGTAGAGGACGACGCCATCGCACAACCATCCAAACCAGCAGCAGCCATGATGGATCCACGTCACCTGGGCGCCACCCTCGCCACAGCATTCCAGCCATCATCCTTACGACCATCCCGACCTCACAAGCCTCACAGCTCCAGCCCGGCACTCCAAGGGCTGAACTTCTCCATGTGTTTGCAACGCCTAGCTGAGGTCAGCTGTGGCACAGGTGGAGTGGTACCATCTCCGTCCCCCTCTCCGCCGGCTGCGTCGCCTTTCCCACACTCTGCTCAATCACCCCACACAGCCTTCTCATGCGAGGTGTGTGGCCAGGGCTTTCAGTCCCTGCGCAGCCTGTCCGCCCACCGTCGCACTCACGCCTGCGATAGGCCGTACCACTGCGGCATTTGCCAGCTCACTTTCGCCCAAAGTGGAGAACTGGCACGACACATGAGGAGCCATCGGCGAGCTGGCGGACAAGAAATGACTGATCCCACCCCTGATGAGGACAGAAAGCTTTCTGGACCGGGAGATAATGATGTTTCCAGTGGAACTGGCACGGAGTCAGGGAAGCACCAAGGAGGTACCACCCTGACCTCCTCTCAGTCCAGGGTTTCGGATCGTAATCTGCTGCGGTATTACCAGCCTCAAAGAGATGCAGATGAAGAAGTTCAAGGCGAACCTCAACAGCCATCTCCATACGGCAGCCCCTCAGAAGGCTCCCTGGAGAGCGGAGATACAGGCGGAAGCGGGGAGAGCGGGATCGCCAGTGGCAACTGCACGCCAAAACGCCCAGAACGAGAAGATCGTCCTCAAGGCGAGTGGGAAAGAGAGGAGGTGGAGGCTGTGGACATGGTCCAGGACTGGCAAAGAGAGAACGAAAGGAGACAGGTCACCAGTGGAGGAGGCAAGAAGAAAAAAGAGGAGGCCTGTGAGTTTTGCGGGAAATGTTTCAGGAACAGCAGCAACCTGACGGTGCACAGACGCAGCCACACCGGCGAGAGGCCGTATCGCTGTGGCCTTTGCAGCTACGCCTGCGCACAGAGCAGTAAGCTGACTCGACACATGAAGACGCATGGCGCACGGGGGACACGCGCCCCCTTTCAGTGCCAGCTGTGTTCTGTTCCCTTCACCGTCTACGCCACGCTGGAAAAACATCTGAAGAAGGTACACGGACTCACCCACGCTAGTGCCGGGGCCTACACCCAGAGCCCACTTGCTGACTACGGCATCAAAATGGAGGAAGACTCCATCAGTGATAAGTCAGGGGCTCCGATCACAACCCTCACAGAACCCGATGCGGACATATCAGAGAAATTTAAAGAGGAGGACTCTGAGATGGGGGTCAGTGCTAATCTCGATGAGCCACCTACCTCAGAGGAAACCGGCAGCACTGCACCGCTGGGTAAAACCACGGTATAA